In Novosphingobium kaempferiae, the DNA window GTGCCCGTCGCGGTCGGCGAAGCGGTGGATCTTGTCCTCGATCGAGGGGCAGTAGCGCGGCCCCTGCGCTCCGATGGCGCCGGAGAACAGCGGCGAGCGATGGAGGTTGGCGCGGATGACATCGTGGCTGCGCGCGTTGGTCCGGGTGATCGCGCAGAAGACTTGCGGGACGGTGCGGCGGCTTTCGATCGCGGACATCGTCCAGGCCTCACCGTCGGACGGCTGCTCGCCCAGCCGGGCCCAATCGATGGTGCGCCCATCAAGGCGCGGCGGCGTGCCCGTTTTGAGCCGCGCCATCGGCAGCGCCGCATCGCGCATCTGGGCCGCAAGCCGCTGTGCAGATGCCTCGCCGATGCGACCGCCGACAAGGCGCTCCTCGCCCCGGAACAGGGTGCCGCCAAGGAAGGTGCCGGTACACAGGACGGTGGCGGGAGCCATGAGTCGGGTGCCATCGGCGAGGTCGATGCCGACTGTGCGCCCGCCCTCGATCACCAGCGCCGAAGCCTCGCCCGCGACAAGGGTCAGGTCGCCCTGCTCCTTCAGCAGCCGATGGATCGCTGCCTTGAACAGCGCGCGGTCAGCCTGGACGCGCGGCCCCTGCACGGCACTCCCCTTAGAGCGGTTGAGCATGCGATAGTGGATCGCGGCGGCGTCGGCGGCACGGGCGATGAGGCCGTCGAAGGCATCGACCTCACGGACGAGGTGGCCTTTCCCGAGCCCGCCGATGGCCGGGTTGCAGCTCATCGCGCCGACCGCATCGAGGTCGAAGCTGACGAGCGCGACGCGCGCGCCCATGCGCGCGGCGACGGCAGCCGCCTCGCAGCCGGCATGGCCGCCGCCGATCACGATCACGTCAAAGGAATGCATGGCCGCGCGTTTAGCGCCTTGCGCAATTCCCGTCAAAGCGCCTTGTCGTGTTCCACGTGGAACATCGCTTATTTTCCGATGCAGAAGCGGCCGAACAAGGCGTCCAGCATATCTTCCGTAGTGGCCCGCCCGACCAATCCGTCGAAGGCGACGCGCGCGCGACGCAGAAACTCAGCTACCAGCAGCGGATCGGATTCCAGTCCTGCGTCCCGCAGCGCCGCTTCCGCCTCGCCCAGAATCTGGTGCTGGCGCACGTTGAGTGCAGCGTCTCCGGGTCGCGGCATGGCATGGTGTGCGGTATCGACGAGATCGCGGCGCAGGTCATCGAGCCCCTGCCCCGTTACCGCCGAAACCTGATGCCGTGCTTGCTCCTTGCGCTCATGAGACGGCAGGTCGATCTGCGCGGCGATCTCCCACGCACCGTCAGGCCCCTGTCCTTCGGCGCCAAGCCATAGCACGAGGTCCGCCCGATCGAGCGCCACACGGGCACGGTCGATGCCGATGGCCTCGATCACATCGTCAGTCTCATCGCGCAGGCCCGCCGTGTCGGCGAAGACGAACGGCACTCCCTCGATCGCGACCGCCCGGGTCAGGACGTCACGCGTGGTGCCGGCGAGCGGCGCGGTGATTGCTGCCTCGTCTTCGACCAGCGCATTGAACAGGGTGCTCTTGCCCGCATTGGGAGGCCCGGCCAGCACCACGCGGAAACCGTCCTTCAAGGTCTCGGCGCGAGGGCGCGCAAGCCAGTCGGCAAGCTCTGCGGTAAGAACATCGAGCCTCGCGATGAAGTCGGGCGGGAGATCGGAGACATCGTCCTCGTCTCCGAAATCGAGCACCGCCTCGACCGCAGCAGAGGCACCGAGGACACGCAGGCGCCAGTCCTCGACCTGTCGGGATAACGCTCCGCCTGCCATGGCGATGGCACTGCGGCGCTGGAGTTCGGTTTCCGCGGAGAGCAGATCAGCGAGCCCCTCTGCTTCGGCGAGATCGATCCGACCGTTGGC includes these proteins:
- the mnmE gene encoding tRNA uridine-5-carboxymethylaminomethyl(34) synthesis GTPase MnmE, with the translated sequence MDDTIFALSSGSPPAAIGVIRISGPSAGTALTTLAGRFPEPRRASYRTLSVSRETVLDHALILWFPGPNTATGEDLAELHLHGGKAVVGAVEAALAELPGLRRAMPGEFTRRAFANGRIDLAEAEGLADLLSAETELQRRSAIAMAGGALSRQVEDWRLRVLGASAAVEAVLDFGDEDDVSDLPPDFIARLDVLTAELADWLARPRAETLKDGFRVVLAGPPNAGKSTLFNALVEDEAAITAPLAGTTRDVLTRAVAIEGVPFVFADTAGLRDETDDVIEAIGIDRARVALDRADLVLWLGAEGQGPDGAWEIAAQIDLPSHERKEQARHQVSAVTGQGLDDLRRDLVDTAHHAMPRPGDAALNVRQHQILGEAEAALRDAGLESDPLLVAEFLRRARVAFDGLVGRATTEDMLDALFGRFCIGK